TCTGCTGCTCATTCCAAACATACGTGTACGGTCGCCATGTTCCGTCATAACGGTGCATCACTTGCGTTTCCAGACGACGCGAGTGCAGCTCAGGGCCTGTTACAACAGTACGCGCAATCACAGTTCCGTCAGGAAACGTCCAACGGTTGCTGAGATTTCCTCCAATCTGAGCATCTCCGGGCAGCGCGAGCAGCCGCGTCGCCTGCATTCCGTCGGCCCAAGTCGGTACGTTGACTTGGTACGGTAGCACACCCTCCGCGGGTTGATGTTCGGCGACTGATTGAAACAAGCCAGTGTCGCTCAAACGCACTGGAAAGCGGTCGCTGCTATCCTGAGCATCATTCTCGACAAGCTTGTAAATTTGATTGGTGCGTTGATGATCCAGCAAATACAGCTCACCTGCATTGGTTTCACCCCAAGCCACAATCTGTAATGACGAGTCGGCCAACTCGCGTCGTTCAGTCAACTGCTTACCGTCGTATGTCAGACCCCAAATCTTGCCGGTGGCATAATCACCGTAAATATAAGTCCCCGTTAACTTCGAATGTAATTTGCCTCGATAAACAAAGCCTCCCGTAATTGATCGGGCTTCGGCATGATCGTGCTGCGTCACGGGCGGTCGAATCGGAGTTGGGCCACGCTTTTCATCTGGATGAATCGGTTGGCTACCCTCCATAACGCTCCAACCGTAGTTGGCACCGCGCTCGACCCGATAGATTAATTCCCACGTATCCCAACCCACATCGCCAACCCAGAGATCACCCGTCTCTCGATCAAAGCTCATCTTCCACGGATTTCGAAAACCGTAGGACCAAATTTCAGGACGAGCCGACGGCAGATCAACAAATGGATTGTTATCCGGAATTGAATAATTTCGCTCACCATCCGTTTGGTCCACATCAATACGAAGAATGGCAGAAAGCAGATTAGTGACATCTTGACCAGCGCGTAACAGATCAGGTGGATTCGGTCCCGTCCCGTCTCCGGTCGAAATATAAAGAAACCCATCGTGACCGAACTTCAGGGAACATCCATTGTGTCCGCCGGCCAACCATCGGATCAAAATGCGTTCGCTACACGGAATGAGTCGAGGAAAATCCGTGAAGTCGACCTCAAAGCGGGAGATTACGCTTCCGTCAGGTGCGTTCCCTGAAAGGATATAGCAGACGTAAACATACGGCTGCTCAGGATACTCAGGATGAAAGGTCAACCCGTAGGTCTGAGAAATATTTGGAATGAACGATCGCAAATCGGCAAACAAATCTTTTTGCGTGATGTCAGATCGATCGGGGAATGAAAACACCTTCCCACCGACCTCGACTACGAACAGACGGTCTGACCTCGGCGCGTTGGTGATCGTCACGGGCTGGGCAAACTTGAGTTCAGGAAAAGCAAGCTCGACACGATACGGGGGTGGTGGATCGGGAGCCCCGCGAAACCGTGATTGGTTCCAGGTTCGGCGAGATTTGGCCGTCGTCTCCTCCTCGCTACCGATCGCAACCGTGCCGATCGCAACAGCGATCCAACCGACAAAAAAAACGAAGCGGATCAACGAAATCGCTCGCCGTGACGCGAAATCGATCGCTGCCACAATATCAATCATCCGGTCTCGAATCATAGTCGGCGCTGCCCCACAAATGATGATCACTTCCAAGACGCCCTCATTGTATCAGAAGATCAGTCCAATCTCGCGAGTCGGCGTTTATCAAACCCAAGAAGTTTTGCGGCCAGAAAACCCTCCCAAGAAGGCATCCTATCGAACTCCATCGGACATTACCTCAGAGCAGCAAGCGAGCCCTGTTGGAGGATAGATAATTAGAAACAAGCTACCATCTCGACAGCGTTTGATTGCTGGCCAACCGAATCCGGTAGATGAGCAGCAACTTTTCGGCTGATATTGCGAAACACATCCGCGAACCAAAATCCCCATCTCGAGCGAGGTAGAGGAAAAGCGATCATGACGCAAAACAGGTCAAGCCCCGCTACTCATTTCCCGTTGTCCGCTCAGGAAATCCAATGCTCCAGTCCCTTCAGCGGGACGTTTTACGTCGACGGCGAATTCGTTCGAAACGAATCCGACAACCGATCGCCACGGTTTCGGAGACTGCTGGAAGCTTTTGCTGCAAGGCCGCTGCAATCGCGTCGTTGACGTAACGCTTGGTTACTTTTGATGCATCAGTACTGTCATCCATCGCGCCCATGTAGACAAGCTTACGATTCTCGTCGAGCACAAAAAACTCAGGGGTGTAGGTTGCTCCGTAATCACGAGCAATTTCCTGAGATCCATCGAACAGATAGGGAAAACGAAAGCCTTGCTCTTTAGCTCGCAGCTTCATAGCAGCCGGCAAATCTTCTTCGATCTTATTGACGTTAACTGCAACAATCGCGACCTTCTCCTGATCGATCTCTGCGGCAAGCGACTTAAGACGAGCCTCATAATCAACCGCATAGGGGCAGCTATTACAGGTAAACACGAGCACCACGACTGGCTGTTTAATATCGGCAAGCGAATGCTTGCTGCCATCAACGTTTACCAGACCTTGCCAGGCAGGAGCCTTGTCACCAACGCTCAGCACGGGATTGTACTTTCCAGCAACAGCAGCCGAAACAAGCGTCGACGCCACGACAGTCAACAAGAAAAACCGAACCATGAGTATCCTCTCGTCACTGGATAGGCAAGCTAATATTTCTCCAACTGCTTGCTATTGATACAATCGACTAACGCTCTGATTGTAGACTTGACAACCCTCAACTAGGAATCCCAATCATCAAGTTGTTGCATCCAACGGTCTAATTGTTCTTCATCTTCTTCGTCCTCTTTATCCGACTCATTCACGGTAGGCGGGTGATCCGAAGAGGATTCCGAAGCAGTCAGCGAATTCCTGCCATGGGCAGAGTCTTCACTGCTCGGTGGAGAATCAATCGGCACATCATTCACAGGGGGCGTTGTCGCCGGATCATTCAACGTGATGCCTAGGTCATAAGTCTTCATCGTTGCTTCTTCACGAATGCGTTTGATCTCATCACAACAATCGGAAACGGCTGGCAATTCCCGCAGATCAATGTGAAAAATCGTCCGCGCATGCTCTACTGCGACAATCGGCAAGCTCCCCCAAGCAGTGCGCCCTGGCCGACCATGTATTTCCAATTGGGCAAGTTGTTGATGAGCTTGCGTGGCATCAATCCAACTGAGCATTACCATATCGCTCGTGATCCCCTCCAAACATAACAGTCCCGTGTCGCCCGGCTTCAGGCGAGTCAAGTCAGGTATCAATGTCACTTCCAACCCGTGAACCATCAATAGTTCTGCCACGAGACTACTCTCAAAATCTCGCTGAGTTGAATTTGCGCGAGCTGCTTGCGAAAGTACAACAATGATGCGTCTAGCCACGACGGAATTCCTTCATTACCTTTATCCACATGATCAACCGAGGGGCACTCATGATGACTTTACGGATTTGATCGAGACGCCTGAATAAGTTCATTCGTCGAATGACGTTTT
The window above is part of the Pirellulaceae bacterium genome. Proteins encoded here:
- a CDS encoding PQQ-dependent sugar dehydrogenase, whose translation is MIDIVAAIDFASRRAISLIRFVFFVGWIAVAIGTVAIGSEEETTAKSRRTWNQSRFRGAPDPPPPYRVELAFPELKFAQPVTITNAPRSDRLFVVEVGGKVFSFPDRSDITQKDLFADLRSFIPNISQTYGLTFHPEYPEQPYVYVCYILSGNAPDGSVISRFEVDFTDFPRLIPCSERILIRWLAGGHNGCSLKFGHDGFLYISTGDGTGPNPPDLLRAGQDVTNLLSAILRIDVDQTDGERNYSIPDNNPFVDLPSARPEIWSYGFRNPWKMSFDRETGDLWVGDVGWDTWELIYRVERGANYGWSVMEGSQPIHPDEKRGPTPIRPPVTQHDHAEARSITGGFVYRGKLHSKLTGTYIYGDYATGKIWGLTYDGKQLTERRELADSSLQIVAWGETNAGELYLLDHQRTNQIYKLVENDAQDSSDRFPVRLSDTGLFQSVAEHQPAEGVLPYQVNVPTWADGMQATRLLALPGDAQIGGNLSNRWTFPDGTVIARTVVTGPELHSRRLETQVMHRYDGTWRPYTYVWNEQQNDAFLAPTEGADLNYVGAAGDPKVWHVASRAECKLCHSLNLGAVLGLNWLQANCSGAQSSSQLDDWYRQGILAAKPPADQAHRRLVDPQDTSEDLSRRARSYLHANCVHCHQPGGIGASVIHLDYDLPLEKTFLVDQKPAQGMLGLPDARILVPQDPYRSVMFYRLAKQGPGRMPHVGVTMTDPVGLQVVHDWIAEMRPTGDLRKKNEWSNRFQQLLTLKEPETHRQLISDLLSTPEGALATTQKLYAEDFPTELKDRIVAQSRTMPAAYIRDLLEPFLPAEQKKQRLGNRFDVGNVLDVIGDSQRGRHLYWNDNQVQCRSCHQIFGNGGDLGPPLSAIGGKYKPAELLHEVIAPSKKIEPAFVTYAVVTDRGNVYSGRVMQRNSDQIVIKLVDQKVVKIPMDEVEEISPTPTSLMPEYLLRDLDAQEAADLLAYLMTLK
- a CDS encoding thioredoxin family protein; amino-acid sequence: MVRFFLLTVVASTLVSAAVAGKYNPVLSVGDKAPAWQGLVNVDGSKHSLADIKQPVVVLVFTCNSCPYAVDYEARLKSLAAEIDQEKVAIVAVNVNKIEEDLPAAMKLRAKEQGFRFPYLFDGSQEIARDYGATYTPEFFVLDENRKLVYMGAMDDSTDASKVTKRYVNDAIAAALQQKLPAVSETVAIGCRIRFERIRRRRKTSR